The following coding sequences lie in one Candidatus Phytoplasma solani genomic window:
- the rpoD gene encoding RNA polymerase sigma factor RpoD, which translates to MNFQDIIKTLNDKAGIQKTITSQTINALLKEQDLPITFQQIEQELNNQGICVVSSVALTSDKHAVKNQNIMDQAKSYLDTTDNKIDNKEYDQNDDQDNDQDNDQEFKFDNNFMKKPKKTVLDLDDDTSIDELEIDLDEEDDEFIKEDITKITSDIKMDDSVRMYLKEIGRISLLSSSEELKRSIAVFVGKKARQLMDQFKAQEIILTEQEIKDLEFKIQQAQLAKDSLVESNYRLVVSIAKRYIGRGILFLDLIQEGNMGLMRAVDKFDYQKGFKLSTYATWWIRQAITRAIADQARTIRIPVHIVETINKMALCTRKLTQELKKKPTVEELADKMEIPVTKLRSIQYIEKNPISLEAPPRENKEDETSLGDFISDPNILSPHDYMMTEVTQKLLDEVLKNTLTDREEKVLKLRYGLFNGKTHTLEEIGNLLGVTRERIRQIESKALRRLRTPAKQSKLKSLYHNQK; encoded by the coding sequence ATGAATTTTCAAGACATCATTAAAACCTTAAACGATAAAGCTGGCATTCAAAAGACCATCACTTCTCAAACAATCAATGCTTTACTGAAAGAACAAGATTTGCCAATCACATTTCAACAAATCGAGCAAGAGTTAAATAATCAAGGCATTTGTGTTGTTTCTAGTGTTGCTTTAACATCTGACAAACATGCTGTCAAAAACCAAAATATAATGGATCAAGCAAAATCATATTTAGATACTACCGATAATAAAATTGATAATAAGGAATATGATCAAAACGACGATCAAGATAACGATCAAGATAACGATCAAGAATTCAAATTTGACAATAATTTTATGAAAAAACCAAAAAAAACAGTTCTAGATTTAGATGATGACACAAGCATAGACGAGTTAGAAATTGATTTAGACGAAGAAGATGATGAATTCATTAAAGAAGATATCACCAAAATTACTTCTGACATTAAAATGGATGATTCTGTACGTATGTATTTAAAAGAAATTGGCCGTATTTCCTTGCTTTCTTCAAGCGAAGAATTAAAAAGATCGATCGCTGTTTTTGTTGGTAAAAAAGCTAGGCAACTTATGGATCAGTTCAAAGCCCAAGAAATTATTTTAACTGAACAAGAAATCAAAGATTTAGAATTTAAAATTCAACAAGCCCAATTAGCCAAAGATAGTTTAGTTGAATCTAATTATCGTTTGGTTGTTTCTATCGCCAAGCGTTACATCGGACGAGGTATTTTGTTTTTAGACCTGATTCAAGAAGGTAATATGGGCTTAATGCGTGCCGTTGATAAATTTGATTATCAAAAAGGTTTTAAATTATCCACTTATGCGACGTGGTGGATTCGTCAAGCAATTACACGCGCCATCGCCGATCAAGCTAGAACCATCCGTATTCCTGTTCACATTGTTGAAACTATTAACAAAATGGCACTTTGTACTCGCAAATTAACCCAAGAATTAAAGAAAAAACCAACAGTCGAAGAATTAGCCGACAAAATGGAAATTCCAGTTACAAAATTAAGAAGCATTCAATATATCGAAAAAAACCCCATCTCCTTAGAAGCTCCACCCAGAGAAAACAAAGAAGATGAAACCTCTTTGGGTGATTTTATTTCCGATCCTAATATTTTATCTCCCCACGATTATATGATGACAGAAGTAACCCAAAAACTTTTAGATGAGGTTTTAAAAAATACTTTAACTGATCGCGAAGAAAAAGTTTTAAAGTTACGTTATGGCTTGTTCAACGGAAAAACTCACACTTTAGAAGAAATTGGTAATTTATTAGGCGTCACTCGTGAAAGAATTCGTCAAATCGAATCAAAAGCTTTAAGACGTCTACGAACACCAGCTAAACAAAGTAAATTAAAAAGCCTCTATCACAACCAAAAATAA
- a CDS encoding class I SAM-dependent methyltransferase — protein MKRIPFIASLTKGYNTVLDIGTDHGLVLKKAFQKGYIQKAIASDLRSKPLLQSQKNLQNYPVTFYLSDGFAKIDQDFDLALICGLGTHTIIKILEQAPNKSKHFVLGAQSKQKYLKQWLSENHFTTLAEYYLFDKFFYSFLKITGIN, from the coding sequence ATGAAGCGCATCCCCTTTATTGCCTCTTTAACTAAAGGTTATAACACTGTTTTAGATATCGGCACCGATCATGGTTTAGTCTTAAAAAAAGCCTTCCAAAAAGGTTATATCCAAAAAGCTATTGCAAGCGATTTAAGAAGTAAGCCGTTGTTACAATCTCAAAAAAACTTACAAAATTACCCAGTTACTTTTTATTTAAGTGATGGTTTTGCCAAGATCGATCAAGATTTTGATTTAGCTTTAATTTGTGGACTAGGCACACATACCATTATTAAAATATTAGAGCAAGCTCCTAACAAAAGCAAACATTTTGTGTTAGGGGCTCAAAGCAAGCAAAAATATTTAAAGCAGTGGCTCTCGGAAAATCATTTCACCACTTTAGCAGAATATTATTTATTTGATAAATTTTTTTATTCTTTTTTAAAAATCACCGGTATCAATTAA